In one Dermacentor albipictus isolate Rhodes 1998 colony unplaced genomic scaffold, USDA_Dalb.pri_finalv2 scaffold_11, whole genome shotgun sequence genomic region, the following are encoded:
- the LOC139051340 gene encoding TNF receptor-associated factor 5-like — protein MFPQNRWHGVSQLTYAMFVMASQGKLYTLCGFTEELDWRPLHFVEPVPANRICNACGVLPRKTVFLPCGDVLCKSCYYQCVLDDGHACLLDGDQFLPKDAEWRDFPLENLLRRKIKCWNEERGCDVVLPASELNKHFCNGCDHHATSCPKCSKLVLRSNVSAHLQSKCRDYAVSLTSGVVENSHSDEKAVMMAPNAGLDMRGVEIKDRLDEVISDHIVQNVRLNEISHCMNTVKEALLQRASTSSMLDNLISQSRVTLNSVIEAEKRFIDHSEETHVLAGTLTDSIKELKEVLQDTARRFSLNCVGSVAGIGGAKHTEKKGGHSALDKELALHTINIRRYEVIVKGYKEMKNGAYSEGHHNCWEEKIYLSGYHVSPGLHFRKEGDDVLLHPAVKLHKGVIDEFLQWPFSQNIQLTVKHPCQSEQCQKVWKTGGKIESVERPGETTHGGCFPRRVSFRLIDLEREGYVTDDKLHVVWELLPKPVAE, from the exons ATGTTTCCGCAGAATCGTTGGCACGGCGTTTCGCAGTTGACGTATGCGATGTTCGTCATGGCTTCTCAAGGCAAGCTGTACACGCTGTGCGGTTTTACCGAGGAACTGGACTGGAGACCTTTGCATTTCGTCGAGCCTGTTCCTGCTAACAGAATATGTAACGCGTGTGGCGTGCTACCCAGAAAGACCGTTTTTCTGCCCTGTGGAGACgtgctgtgcaaaagctgctaCTATCAGTGCGTACTCGACGACGGACACGCCTGTCTACTCGATGGTGACCAGTTTCTTCCGAAGGACGCTGAGTGGAGGGACTTTCCGTTGGAGAACCTGCTGAGGCGCAAA atCAAATGTTGGAATGAAGAACGCGGCTGCGACGTGGTTTTGCCTGCATCAGAGTTGAACAAGCATTTTTGCAATGGCTGTGACCACCACGCTACGTCGTGCCCTAAATGTTCAAAGCTGGTGCTGCGTAGTAATGTGTCCGCGCATTTACAGAGCAAATGCCGAGACTACGCAGTGTCTCTGACATCCGGTGTCGTAGAAAATTCCCACAGTGACGAAAAAGCAGTGATGATGGCTCCGAATGCGGGCTTAGACATGCGAGGAGTTGAAATTAAAGATAGGCTAGACGAAGTTATTAGTGATCATATTGTCCAAAATGTCCGGCTAAATGAGATTTCACATTGCATGAACACAGTCAAAGAAGCACTGCTACAAAGGGCAAGCACAAGTAGTATGTTGGATAACCTTATTTCACAATCTAGAGTTACGTTAAATTCAGTTATAGAAGCCGAAAAAAGATTCATTGACCACAGCGAAGAGACACATGTGCTTGCAGGAACCTTAACGGATTCAATAAAAGAGCTGAAGGAAGTGTTGCAGGACACCGCAAGGAGATTCTCCCTAAATTGTGTAGGAAGTGTTGCTGGTATTGGTGGAGCGAAGCACACTGAGAAGAAAGGAGGACATAGCGCATTGGATAAAGAACTGGCCTTACACACAATAAACATTAGGCGATATGAGGTTATTGTTAAGGGATACAAAGAAATGAAAAACGGAGCATATTCTGAAGGCCATCATAATTGCTGGGAAGAAAAAATATACTTATCTGGCTATCATGTGTCGCCAGGACTGCACTTCAGAAAAGAGGGAGATGATGTGTTACTGCATCCTGCTGTTAAGCTGCACAAGGGTGTGATCGACGAGTTTCTTCAGTGGCCTTTCAGTCAGAACATTCAGCTGACTGTCAAACATCCATGCCAAAGCGAACAGTGCCAGAAGGTGTGGAAAACTGGCGGTAAAATTGAGTCCGTTGAAAGACCCGGAGAAACAACCCACGGTGGCTGTTTCCCCCGACGTGTTTCATTTAGGCTAATTGATCTTGAACGTGAAGGGTACGTCACGGACGACAAGCTTCACGTAGTGTGGGAGCTTCTTCCAAAGCCCGTAGCAGAATAA